From one Crocosphaera sp. UHCC 0190 genomic stretch:
- a CDS encoding BRCT domain-containing protein produces MTNEIVYEIATLMLVLGASSVNYRQLRNSRLKKEAKLFAQQQDLTQEKATLEAKLNDLAVTNSSLLKNNQQLTQDVSNATQQINKLQTTITELDQEKIRLSDELEQEQDKLNSLQKTAQDLTREKEQLDAKYKQDLSSLEKQRDSLRREKENTATQLQQETQKAASVQRELTTVKQQKEALEASLKQQQSQVISLEEQLQTIEQEKVSLESQLQKQVTTVKQQKEALEVSLKKQQSQVSSLEEQLQTIEQEKVSLESQLQEQVTTVKQQKEALEASLKQQQSQVTSLEEQLQTIEQEKVSLESQLQEQITTVKQQKEALEVSLKKQQSQVSSLEEQLQTIEQEKVSLESQLKQKDGLEKQLQTLEKQRETLETQWQQQIITITKEKDELEKNLEKQQKQASSVTQQLQTIEQEKLKLESELQKQITTVIQQKETIEKQIQAIATEKESLETELKEAKKVTKGKETLDKQLEKQQEKVSTLEKQLQTVEQEKTTLESQLQQKITALTQEKEQLTKQLTDLKNTESKAEEKTELTQKKSSPNEEKKKEEESKEKIKPENILSGKKIVIAGSLTHLNREEARILVQQVGGTITSSLSSKTNYIVVGKEPGDKFKKAQKLGISQLSEAQFIEALGTTGVAIPEQP; encoded by the coding sequence ATGACTAATGAAATCGTTTACGAAATTGCCACTTTAATGCTTGTTTTGGGTGCTTCTAGTGTCAACTATCGGCAGCTTCGTAACAGTCGTCTGAAAAAAGAGGCGAAATTATTCGCACAACAACAAGATCTTACTCAAGAAAAGGCAACTTTAGAAGCGAAACTAAATGATTTAGCCGTCACGAATTCCTCTCTGCTCAAAAATAATCAGCAACTAACTCAAGATGTTAGTAACGCAACCCAGCAAATTAACAAGTTGCAAACAACCATTACTGAATTAGATCAGGAAAAAATTCGTTTATCTGATGAATTAGAGCAAGAGCAAGATAAGTTAAATTCTTTGCAAAAAACGGCTCAAGATTTAACGAGAGAAAAAGAACAGTTAGACGCAAAATATAAACAAGATTTATCCTCTCTTGAGAAACAACGCGATAGTTTACGTCGAGAAAAGGAAAATACTGCAACTCAATTACAACAGGAAACACAAAAGGCAGCTTCTGTACAGCGAGAATTAACGACAGTTAAGCAACAAAAAGAAGCCTTAGAAGCAAGTCTGAAACAGCAACAATCACAAGTGATTTCCTTAGAAGAACAATTACAGACCATTGAACAAGAAAAAGTCAGCTTAGAAAGTCAATTACAAAAGCAAGTTACAACAGTTAAGCAACAAAAAGAAGCTTTAGAAGTAAGTCTGAAAAAACAACAATCACAAGTGAGTTCCTTAGAAGAACAATTACAGACTATTGAACAAGAAAAAGTCAGTTTAGAAAGTCAATTACAAGAGCAAGTTACAACAGTTAAGCAACAAAAAGAAGCCTTAGAAGCAAGTCTGAAACAGCAACAATCACAAGTGACTTCCTTAGAAGAACAATTACAGACTATTGAACAAGAAAAAGTCAGTTTAGAAAGTCAATTACAAGAGCAAATTACGACAGTTAAGCAACAAAAAGAAGCTTTAGAAGTAAGTCTGAAAAAACAACAATCACAAGTGAGTTCCTTAGAAGAACAATTACAAACCATTGAACAAGAAAAAGTCAGTTTAGAAAGTCAATTAAAGCAAAAAGATGGATTAGAAAAACAATTGCAAACCCTAGAGAAACAAAGAGAAACCTTAGAAACTCAGTGGCAACAGCAAATTATAACCATCACAAAAGAAAAAGATGAATTAGAAAAAAATCTTGAAAAACAACAAAAACAGGCATCATCTGTAACCCAGCAATTACAGACCATTGAACAAGAAAAACTAAAATTAGAAAGTGAATTGCAAAAGCAAATAACCACAGTCATTCAGCAAAAAGAAACGATAGAAAAGCAAATCCAAGCGATCGCAACAGAAAAAGAAAGTCTAGAAACCGAACTCAAGGAAGCGAAAAAAGTCACCAAAGGGAAAGAAACTCTAGATAAACAATTAGAAAAACAACAAGAAAAAGTTTCAACCTTAGAAAAGCAACTGCAAACAGTAGAACAGGAAAAAACCACATTAGAAAGTCAGCTACAGCAAAAAATAACTGCCTTAACTCAAGAAAAGGAACAGCTAACAAAACAACTAACCGATCTCAAAAATACTGAATCGAAAGCTGAAGAAAAAACAGAATTAACTCAGAAAAAAAGTTCTCCCAACGAAGAGAAAAAAAAAGAAGAAGAAAGCAAAGAAAAAATAAAACCTGAGAATATTTTATCAGGCAAAAAAATAGTAATTGCTGGTAGTCTTACTCACTTAAATCGGGAAGAAGCAAGGATTTTAGTTCAACAAGTAGGGGGAACAATTACCAGTTCCCTCAGTTCAAAAACTAACTATATCGTAGTTGGAAAAGAGCCAGGGGATAAATTTAAAAAAGCGCAAAAATTAGGCATTTCTCAGCTATCAGAGGCACAGTTTATCGAAGCATTAGGAACAACGGGGGTAGCAATTCCTGAGCAACCATAG
- a CDS encoding gamma carbonic anhydrase family protein — translation MQDKLFSLPTYWPPPDLSLASFIAPNAVIVGEVSLATGSSVWYGAVLRGDVEKIAIGAHTNIQDGAILHGDPGKMTCLEDYVTIGHRAVIHGAHIEKGCLIGIGAVILEGVRVGSGSLIGAGAIVNKDVPPRSLVVGVPARKVRDLSDKEAEKIIEHARRYEKLALVHAGKGTDLGFT, via the coding sequence ATGCAAGACAAGTTATTTTCCCTTCCTACTTATTGGCCCCCTCCCGATCTGTCTCTAGCTTCCTTTATTGCCCCCAATGCGGTAATTGTGGGAGAAGTATCCCTCGCTACCGGATCAAGTGTCTGGTATGGTGCTGTGCTGCGGGGTGATGTGGAAAAAATCGCCATTGGAGCCCATACGAATATCCAAGATGGAGCCATTTTACATGGTGATCCCGGAAAAATGACCTGTTTAGAAGATTATGTCACGATTGGCCATCGGGCCGTCATTCATGGGGCCCATATTGAAAAAGGTTGTCTGATTGGTATTGGGGCTGTTATTTTAGAAGGGGTTCGGGTGGGCAGTGGCAGTTTAATCGGTGCGGGTGCTATTGTTAATAAGGATGTTCCCCCGCGATCGCTCGTTGTCGGAGTTCCGGCCCGCAAGGTTAGAGATTTATCAGATAAAGAAGCTGAAAAAATTATAGAACACGCCCGACGTTACGAAAAATTAGCCCTAGTTCATGCAGGAAAAGGCACAGATTTAGGATTTACCTAG
- a CDS encoding TIGR02652 family protein, with amino-acid sequence MTLSLQYPIYGPDIQCPHCRQVIPALTLTDTYLCPRHGAFEADPHTNELVHLQSGRHWRRWEGEWYRQHTHPDGIRFEIHEALDRLYTQGYRATKVVIASRYKDLVSTYLERNTSWRGNSELVPRLYGLPVEFSADFQPDSCWNVINFDLEKEPGVPKRYPYFRLFE; translated from the coding sequence ATGACTCTAAGTTTACAATACCCTATTTATGGCCCAGACATCCAATGTCCTCATTGTCGTCAAGTGATTCCTGCGTTGACTTTGACGGATACTTATCTCTGTCCGCGTCATGGGGCTTTTGAGGCCGATCCCCATACCAATGAATTAGTTCATTTACAATCGGGTAGGCATTGGCGACGCTGGGAAGGAGAATGGTATCGACAACATACCCATCCTGACGGAATTCGCTTTGAAATTCATGAGGCGTTAGATCGTCTTTATACCCAAGGATATCGTGCCACTAAGGTGGTTATTGCTAGTCGTTATAAGGATTTAGTCAGTACCTATTTGGAGCGTAACACTTCTTGGCGGGGCAATTCTGAATTGGTTCCTCGGTTGTATGGCCTTCCGGTGGAATTTAGTGCGGATTTTCAGCCAGATTCTTGTTGGAATGTCATTAATTTTGACTTAGAAAAGGAACCCGGAGTTCCCAAACGTTATCCCTATTTTCGTTTGTTTGAATAA
- a CDS encoding VOC family protein, whose translation MHHASIRTANIHHAIAFYELLGFTVQERFTTGYTLACWMEGLGGRIELIQIPEPKPAPDAFGDEHYVGYYHLSFDLSDRVSDLSGWLGQLKLKLLELSQEDPTQFSPLTILLEPHQQMIGDQVYEVAFIADTDGLPLEFIRVMKS comes from the coding sequence ATGCACCATGCTTCCATTCGCACGGCTAATATTCATCACGCGATCGCCTTTTATGAATTGTTAGGATTTACGGTTCAGGAACGCTTTACGACGGGTTATACTTTAGCCTGTTGGATGGAAGGGTTAGGGGGAAGAATTGAGTTAATCCAAATTCCTGAACCCAAACCGGCCCCTGATGCTTTTGGAGATGAGCATTATGTGGGGTATTATCATCTCTCTTTTGATTTAAGCGATCGCGTTTCGGATCTTTCTGGTTGGTTAGGCCAACTTAAACTTAAGTTGCTTGAACTTTCTCAAGAAGATCCGACCCAATTTAGTCCTTTGACCATTTTACTGGAACCTCATCAACAAATGATTGGCGATCAAGTTTATGAGGTGGCTTTTATTGCTGATACTGATGGGTTGCCCTTAGAATTTATTCGGGTGATGAAATCCTAA
- a CDS encoding YchE family NAAT transporter yields MTELSQYLNTFIALFAVSNPIGNLPIYLGLTAAKSVKEQKQTIRTASLAFVIILLISLVMGQAILAAFGISIASFRVAGGFLIFLMGFHMLQAKTSQIAHTKEENEEAQTASSIAVVPLAIPLLAGPGTISSVIVFAHNTQSWGEKIGLAIVILVLAGLIFISYSFAPAIGQLLGKTGMNIVTRIMGLITMAIAVEFMADGLSSLFPGWK; encoded by the coding sequence ATGACAGAACTTTCCCAGTATCTTAATACCTTTATTGCCTTATTTGCCGTTTCTAATCCTATTGGCAATTTACCTATCTATTTGGGTTTAACTGCTGCAAAAAGTGTAAAAGAACAAAAACAAACTATTAGAACTGCTTCCTTAGCATTTGTCATTATTTTACTGATTTCTTTAGTCATGGGACAAGCCATTTTGGCAGCTTTTGGCATTAGTATCGCTTCTTTCAGAGTAGCGGGAGGATTTCTCATTTTTTTGATGGGATTTCATATGCTTCAAGCAAAAACAAGTCAAATTGCTCATACAAAAGAAGAAAACGAAGAGGCACAAACAGCGTCTTCTATTGCTGTTGTTCCCTTGGCTATTCCTTTATTAGCTGGCCCTGGTACAATTAGTTCCGTGATTGTTTTTGCTCATAACACCCAATCATGGGGTGAAAAGATAGGATTAGCAATCGTAATTTTAGTCTTAGCTGGTTTGATTTTTATCTCTTATAGTTTCGCACCTGCTATTGGTCAATTACTTGGTAAAACAGGGATGAATATCGTCACTAGGATCATGGGATTAATTACAATGGCGATCGCAGTTGAATTTATGGCCGATGGCTTAAGTTCTTTGTTTCCTGGCTGGAAATAA
- a CDS encoding LL-diaminopimelate aminotransferase, with translation MATINDNYLKLKAGYLFPEIARRVNAFVEANPNAKIIKLGIGDVTEPLPEACRIAMIKAVEEMGDRSTFKGYGPEQGYGWLREKIAANDFQARGCNIDASEIFISDGSKCDTGNILDIFGKNNKIAVTDPVYPVYVDTNVMAGHTGDINEKGEYDGLVYLPITTENNFTAVIPSQKVDLIYLCFPNNPTGATATKEYLTAWVDYAKANGSIIFFDAAYEAFITDPSLPHSIYEIEGARECAIEFRSFSKNAGFTGTRCALTVVPKTLKAQASDGSEVELWKLWNRRQSTKFNGVSYLVQRGAEAVYSEAGKAQVKALVSFYLENAKIICNQLTAAGFEVYGGVNAPYIWLKTPNNLSSWDFFDKLLQTTNVVGTPGSGFGAAGEGYFRISAFNSRANVEEAMKRITDQFKA, from the coding sequence ATGGCAACCATCAACGATAACTATCTCAAACTCAAAGCAGGATACCTCTTTCCCGAAATAGCAAGACGGGTAAACGCCTTTGTGGAAGCAAACCCCAATGCTAAAATCATTAAACTAGGCATAGGCGACGTAACCGAACCCTTGCCCGAAGCTTGCCGTATCGCTATGATTAAAGCGGTAGAAGAAATGGGCGATCGCAGCACCTTCAAAGGCTATGGCCCCGAACAAGGTTACGGGTGGTTACGGGAAAAAATTGCTGCCAACGACTTCCAAGCCAGAGGATGTAATATAGATGCTTCAGAAATATTCATCTCAGACGGCTCTAAATGCGATACAGGCAACATTCTCGATATTTTTGGCAAAAATAACAAAATTGCGGTAACAGACCCCGTATACCCCGTTTATGTTGATACCAATGTCATGGCCGGCCATACGGGAGACATCAACGAAAAAGGAGAATATGACGGTTTAGTCTACTTACCCATCACCACCGAAAACAACTTTACCGCAGTCATTCCCAGTCAAAAAGTTGACCTCATTTATCTCTGTTTCCCCAACAACCCCACCGGGGCCACCGCAACAAAAGAGTACCTTACAGCTTGGGTAGACTATGCCAAGGCGAACGGGTCAATTATCTTCTTTGATGCCGCTTACGAAGCCTTTATCACCGATCCTAGTTTACCCCATTCTATCTATGAAATTGAAGGGGCCAGAGAGTGCGCCATCGAATTTCGCTCTTTTTCCAAAAATGCCGGGTTTACAGGGACTCGTTGCGCCTTAACTGTGGTTCCCAAAACCTTGAAAGCCCAAGCATCAGACGGCTCTGAGGTAGAATTATGGAAATTGTGGAACCGTCGCCAATCTACCAAATTTAACGGGGTTTCCTACCTAGTGCAGCGAGGAGCAGAAGCCGTCTATTCTGAGGCAGGAAAAGCCCAAGTTAAGGCTTTAGTCAGCTTTTACCTCGAAAATGCCAAAATTATCTGCAATCAACTCACAGCAGCCGGATTTGAGGTATATGGTGGGGTAAATGCCCCCTACATTTGGCTAAAAACCCCGAATAATCTGTCAAGTTGGGATTTCTTCGATAAATTGTTACAGACTACGAATGTTGTGGGAACCCCAGGATCAGGGTTTGGGGCCGCAGGAGAAGGCTATTTTCGCATTTCTGCCTTTAATAGTCGGGCCAACGTAGAAGAAGCCATGAAACGCATTACAGATCAGTTTAAGGCTTAA
- a CDS encoding HepT-like ribonuclease domain-containing protein produces MNYGFTPRKNHQYIPGKKIAGVGDILTYKYDQINLEIVEDVMRNPLPEFSAMIEP; encoded by the coding sequence ATCAATTATGGCTTTACCCCAAGAAAAAATCATCAATATATTCCTGGGAAGAAAATAGCGGGAGTGGGAGATATTTTAACCTATAAATATGATCAAATTAATTTAGAAATTGTTGAAGATGTAATGAGAAATCCTCTTCCTGAATTTTCAGCAATGATTGAACCCTGA
- a CDS encoding ABC transporter ATP-binding protein: protein MATARLRQLAAYLRPHWRIVTLGMVSLLVANGLGVYIPLLIRDSIDDLREILSFNFNQVLRSVILMFILASIMWGIRMLSRLFIFGIGRDVEFALKQRIFEHLLTLEPAYFATNTSGDLINRATSDVDNIRRLVGFALLSLANTIFAYALTLPVMLSINVRLSLLAVAVYPLMLITVQVFSGKLQEQQLRVQQKLSDLSELIQEDMSGIALIKIYAQEENERRAFAQKNSQLLTANLTLAKTRNFLFPLIEGLSYISLLLLLIFGTSAINQGIISIGDFVALIILVERLVFPTALLGFTITAYQRGEVSVDRVEAIFEAESKIKNTKESQNLSKQKVQGEIKSRHLSYTYPGSNTPALNNINFTIHPGETVAIVGEIGSGKSTLANSLPRLLEIEKGQIFLDGYDITELELEGLREAIAYVPQDSFLFSTTILNNLRYGDPLKEQFEVEYAAKQAQIHEEIINFPQQYETLVGERGITLSGGQRQRTALGRALLMNAPVLILDDALSSVDNKTATQILESLSGEKKKTVIFISHQLSAAAQADRILVMDQGKIVQIGTHATLLNEPGIYQSLWKQHQLEESLSDAI, encoded by the coding sequence ATGGCAACTGCAAGACTCCGACAACTGGCCGCTTATCTTCGTCCCCATTGGCGAATCGTTACCCTAGGAATGGTGTCCCTTTTAGTTGCTAATGGGTTAGGGGTTTATATTCCTTTATTAATTCGAGATAGTATTGATGATTTACGGGAAATTTTGAGTTTTAATTTTAATCAAGTTTTACGATCTGTTATCCTCATGTTTATTCTAGCTTCAATTATGTGGGGAATTCGGATGTTATCTCGTCTCTTTATTTTTGGCATTGGACGAGATGTAGAATTTGCTTTAAAACAACGAATTTTTGAGCATTTATTGACCCTAGAACCCGCCTATTTTGCCACGAATACCTCTGGAGATTTAATCAACCGCGCGACCAGTGATGTAGACAATATTCGCCGTTTGGTGGGGTTTGCTTTACTAAGTCTAGCAAATACAATTTTTGCCTATGCTTTGACACTTCCCGTCATGTTATCTATTAATGTACGCTTAAGTTTATTAGCGGTTGCTGTTTATCCTTTAATGTTAATTACGGTACAAGTATTTAGTGGGAAACTGCAAGAACAACAATTGAGAGTACAACAAAAACTTTCCGATCTCAGTGAATTAATTCAAGAAGATATGAGTGGCATTGCTTTAATTAAAATTTATGCCCAAGAAGAGAATGAAAGACGGGCTTTTGCTCAGAAAAATAGCCAGTTACTCACGGCTAATTTAACCCTAGCTAAAACCCGAAATTTTTTGTTTCCTTTAATTGAAGGATTGTCCTACATTAGTTTATTATTATTGTTAATTTTTGGCACATCAGCCATTAATCAAGGTATAATTAGCATTGGGGATTTTGTCGCTTTAATTATCTTAGTAGAAAGATTAGTTTTTCCCACAGCTTTATTAGGATTTACCATTACAGCTTATCAACGAGGAGAGGTTAGTGTTGATCGGGTAGAGGCTATTTTTGAGGCAGAATCAAAGATTAAAAATACAAAAGAAAGTCAAAATTTATCAAAACAAAAAGTTCAAGGAGAAATCAAGTCCCGGCATTTAAGTTATACTTATCCTGGCAGTAACACCCCGGCATTAAACAATATTAATTTTACCATTCATCCAGGGGAAACCGTAGCAATTGTCGGAGAAATTGGGTCAGGGAAATCAACGTTAGCCAATAGTTTACCCCGTTTGTTAGAAATCGAAAAAGGACAAATTTTTCTCGATGGTTATGACATTACTGAGTTAGAATTAGAAGGGTTACGAGAAGCGATCGCCTATGTTCCCCAAGACAGCTTTTTATTCAGCACAACTATTCTTAATAATCTTCGTTATGGCGATCCTTTAAAAGAACAATTTGAAGTAGAATATGCGGCTAAACAAGCCCAAATTCATGAAGAAATTATCAACTTTCCTCAACAATATGAAACCCTAGTGGGAGAGAGAGGAATTACTTTGTCAGGGGGACAAAGACAACGGACAGCATTAGGCAGAGCTTTGTTAATGAATGCTCCTGTTTTAATCTTAGATGATGCCCTTTCTAGTGTTGATAATAAAACTGCAACACAGATTTTAGAGAGTTTGTCAGGGGAGAAGAAAAAAACGGTTATTTTTATCTCTCATCAACTATCTGCTGCTGCCCAAGCTGATAGAATTTTAGTAATGGATCAAGGTAAAATTGTTCAAATAGGAACCCATGCAACCCTATTAAATGAACCAGGAATCTATCAATCTTTATGGAAACAACATCAGTTAGAAGAGAGTTTATCTGATGCTATTTAA
- a CDS encoding response regulator transcription factor — protein MPLLILIADDDLGIRVAVKDYLELQGYAVISAQNGQEALSLVQTYRPHLLVSDIKMPQKDGYTLVRELRQRPEFRLLPVIFLTECSTTDERIQGYQVGCDLYLPKPFEMEELKAVIRNLLERSQIVQSEWRFSEKNAQNQKDLAREEAAKISIQAELDFLQLTTRETEVLDLLTTGLSNGEIGQKLHLSPRTIEKYVSSLLRKTETSNRAELVRFALDHNLIK, from the coding sequence ATGCCTTTATTGATTTTAATTGCTGATGATGACCTAGGAATTCGCGTTGCTGTCAAAGATTACCTAGAACTCCAGGGTTATGCGGTGATTTCTGCCCAAAATGGACAAGAGGCTCTCTCCCTTGTCCAAACTTATCGTCCTCACTTGTTGGTGTCTGATATCAAAATGCCCCAAAAGGACGGTTATACCTTAGTCAGAGAATTGCGACAACGGCCTGAATTTCGTCTGTTACCTGTGATTTTTTTAACGGAATGTAGTACCACAGACGAAAGAATTCAGGGATATCAGGTGGGATGTGATCTCTATTTGCCTAAACCCTTTGAAATGGAGGAATTAAAGGCAGTTATTCGCAATTTATTAGAGCGATCGCAAATTGTTCAATCTGAATGGCGTTTTTCTGAAAAAAATGCCCAAAATCAAAAAGATTTAGCGCGAGAAGAAGCTGCTAAAATTTCAATTCAAGCAGAACTCGATTTTTTACAATTAACCACACGGGAAACAGAAGTTCTCGACTTATTAACTACCGGACTTTCTAACGGAGAAATTGGTCAAAAACTTCATCTGAGTCCCCGAACTATCGAGAAATATGTAAGTAGTTTATTACGAAAAACAGAAACCAGCAACCGCGCTGAATTAGTGAGGTTTGCCTTGGATCATAATCTTATTAAATAG
- a CDS encoding YlcI/YnfO family protein, translating to MSSPLPNNVRVTTRVPVSVKETLQKAADLTGATLNQFLISAAVKEAQAVIKQQQVIRLSSSDADKIFSFIDIK from the coding sequence ATGTCAAGTCCCTTGCCTAATAATGTCCGTGTCACCACTAGGGTTCCTGTATCAGTCAAAGAAACCTTACAAAAGGCGGCAGACTTGACAGGGGCAACCTTAAACCAATTTCTAATATCTGCGGCAGTTAAAGAAGCACAAGCAGTGATTAAACAGCAACAGGTAATCCGTTTATCATCATCGGATGCCGATAAAATTTTTAGTTTTATTGATATTAAATGA
- a CDS encoding YlqD family protein, with translation MDEANTSLMLKRPINVKVIVTTRWKEEMQQQLQAQITQIDGQMQQLEMQGQRAISEIQKQSISPPGPEVSQQIDNIQIQVNQKKSEFLERKNQFLQQMQQVQLLELDQEVVQAQMESFFRLEQGDNLVKKLNVEIVLRDGVVEEIRGDI, from the coding sequence ATGGATGAAGCAAACACCAGCTTAATGCTAAAACGGCCAATCAATGTCAAGGTAATTGTTACGACTCGCTGGAAAGAAGAAATGCAGCAACAACTGCAAGCACAGATTACCCAAATTGATGGCCAAATGCAACAATTAGAAATGCAAGGACAACGGGCGATCTCTGAAATTCAAAAACAAAGTATTTCTCCCCCAGGGCCCGAAGTTTCCCAACAAATTGACAATATTCAAATTCAAGTTAACCAGAAAAAAAGTGAGTTTCTAGAACGGAAAAACCAATTTTTGCAACAAATGCAGCAAGTTCAATTATTAGAATTGGATCAAGAGGTTGTACAAGCACAAATGGAAAGCTTTTTCCGTCTCGAACAAGGAGATAATTTAGTCAAAAAATTGAATGTTGAAATTGTCCTTCGGGATGGGGTTGTAGAAGAAATTCGCGGCGATATTTAA
- a CDS encoding long-chain fatty acid--CoA ligase has protein sequence MTSIPEYSAINALSEVWAIAAKKFPDIVALHDPHSKPEVKLTYSQLYQQLEKFAAGLQALGVTPDDKISLIADNSPRWFIADQGSMLAGAANAVRSSQADHNEIAYIIRDSDSRILIIENLKTLAKIRGFCDEIPLQLIILLSDEKPNPEDSIKTLNYSQLMELGAENSLQSVSKNSQDLATLIYTSGTTGQPKGVMLSHGNLLHQVKNLDAVIEPKTGDRALSILPSWHSYERSGEYFLLSQGCTLIYTNIRNFKTDLKRFKPHHMVGVPRLWDSLYEGIQKQFRDQSPTQQKIVQFFLNISETFILSRRIANNLSLDHFDASALERFTAQLKAAFLAPLHGLGDKLVYQKIRDGLGGNMETLVSGGGSLAKHLDNFYEIVNLPVLVGYGLTETSPVTNARTHSHNLRGSSGQPIPGTEISIVNPDTREPLPQGKTGLVLIRGPQVMQGYYKKPEATAKAIDPQGWFDSGDLGWITPLNDLVITGRAKDTIVLSNGENIEPQPIEDACIRSPYIDQIMLVGQDQKALGALIVPNLDALQTWGKTQQITLNLPAQEASKEEVVNSDLYGKPVQDLFRQELNREVKNRPGYRADDQIKVFELILEPFTSENGMMTQTLKVKRPVVTERYQGMIDGMFNS, from the coding sequence ATGACATCAATACCTGAATATTCTGCCATTAACGCTTTATCAGAAGTCTGGGCGATCGCCGCTAAAAAGTTCCCCGATATTGTCGCTCTCCATGACCCCCATAGTAAGCCCGAAGTTAAACTTACATACAGTCAGTTATATCAACAACTAGAAAAATTTGCCGCCGGATTACAGGCACTGGGAGTCACTCCAGATGATAAAATAAGTTTGATTGCTGATAATAGTCCCCGTTGGTTTATTGCCGATCAAGGCTCAATGTTAGCGGGTGCAGCCAATGCCGTCAGGTCGTCACAAGCCGATCACAATGAAATCGCCTATATTATCAGAGATAGTGATAGTCGTATTCTGATTATTGAAAACCTGAAAACCTTAGCCAAAATTCGCGGTTTTTGTGACGAAATTCCCCTACAATTAATCATCCTCTTGAGTGATGAAAAACCCAACCCAGAAGACAGCATCAAAACCTTAAACTATAGCCAATTGATGGAATTAGGGGCAGAAAATAGCTTACAATCTGTCTCCAAAAATAGCCAAGATTTAGCAACTTTAATTTATACCTCTGGAACCACCGGACAACCCAAAGGGGTGATGCTATCCCATGGTAACTTATTACATCAAGTCAAGAATTTAGATGCAGTTATTGAACCCAAAACAGGCGATCGCGCCCTCAGTATTTTACCCTCTTGGCATTCCTACGAACGCAGTGGCGAATATTTTCTATTGTCCCAAGGATGCACCCTCATTTATACCAATATCCGCAACTTTAAGACAGATTTAAAACGTTTTAAACCCCATCACATGGTGGGAGTTCCCCGTCTTTGGGATTCTCTTTATGAAGGTATTCAGAAGCAATTCAGGGATCAAAGTCCCACCCAACAAAAAATTGTGCAATTTTTCTTAAATATCTCAGAAACCTTCATCCTGTCACGACGCATTGCTAATAATTTAAGCTTAGATCACTTTGATGCCTCTGCCCTAGAACGGTTCACAGCGCAACTTAAAGCCGCTTTCCTCGCCCCATTACACGGCTTGGGGGATAAATTAGTCTATCAGAAAATTCGGGATGGTTTAGGAGGCAATATGGAAACCTTGGTTAGTGGGGGAGGTTCCCTGGCCAAACATCTTGATAACTTTTACGAAATTGTCAACCTTCCGGTTTTAGTGGGATATGGCCTGACAGAAACCTCTCCCGTCACCAATGCCCGCACCCATAGTCATAACCTACGGGGATCTTCTGGTCAACCCATTCCTGGTACAGAAATAAGCATTGTTAACCCTGATACCCGCGAACCCTTACCCCAAGGGAAAACCGGACTTGTTTTGATTCGTGGCCCCCAAGTAATGCAAGGATACTATAAAAAACCCGAAGCAACGGCCAAAGCGATCGATCCCCAAGGATGGTTTGATAGTGGGGACTTGGGATGGATCACTCCCCTGAATGATTTAGTAATTACCGGACGGGCCAAAGATACCATTGTCTTAAGTAATGGGGAAAATATCGAACCCCAACCCATTGAAGACGCTTGTATCAGGAGTCCCTATATCGATCAAATCATGTTGGTGGGACAGGATCAAAAAGCATTAGGGGCTTTAATTGTACCCAATTTAGACGCATTGCAAACTTGGGGAAAAACCCAACAAATTACCCTCAATTTACCTGCTCAAGAAGCATCCAAGGAAGAGGTTGTTAACAGTGATCTTTATGGGAAACCTGTTCAAGACTTATTCCGTCAAGAATTAAACCGAGAGGTTAAAAATCGCCCAGGATACCGCGCTGATGACCAAATAAAGGTATTTGAATTAATTTTAGAACCTTTTACTTCTGAAAATGGCATGATGACTCAAACTTTAAAAGTTAAACGTCCTGTGGTGACGGAACGGTATCAGGGTATGATTGACGGGATGTTTAATTCTTAG